The Micropterus dolomieu isolate WLL.071019.BEF.003 ecotype Adirondacks linkage group LG22, ASM2129224v1, whole genome shotgun sequence genome contains a region encoding:
- the snapc5 gene encoding snRNA-activating protein complex subunit 5: protein MHSRLQELKKEEETLLKIKVMLQDQLNRLKFEEGALKSIISAQTEEGASERSSPETEVHINLDDESEINRTKLLLNAAVDYDMEEEEDEDEDEEDGDEEDNELEFVPEEDEEDDY from the exons ATGCACAGCCGTCTGCAGGAGTtgaagaaggaagaggagactCTCCTCAAAATCAAAGTCATGCTACAAGACCAGCTGAACAGGTTGAAG TTTGAAGAAGGGGCCTTGAAATCTATCATTAGTGCTCAAACAGAAGAAGGAGCCTCTGAACGCTCATCCCCAGAAACTGAG GTTCATATTAACCTAGATGATGAGAGCGAGATCAATCGAACCAAACTGCTACTGAACGCTGCTGTAGATTATGatatggaggaggaggaagatgaggatgaagatgaagaggatgGTGACGAAGAAGACAATGAGCTTGAGTTTGTgcctgaggaggatgaggaggacgaTTACTGA
- the lctlb gene encoding lactase-like b: MLPRCLFSVCHVFMLVLCLSSAEDFDWTKNDHSSFYYGTFPAGFSWGAGSSAYQTEGAWDKDGKGLSIWDVFSHKKGKIQQNETGDSSCEGYHKVKDDVSLIKDLKLNHYRFSISWPRLIPTGIKSDHINEKGIQYYNELIDHLLENNITPIVTLYHWDLPQVLQEKYGGWQNISMVNHFNEYANLCFERFGNRVKYWITFNNPWSVAVEGYETGEHAPGLRLRGTGAYRAAHHIIKAHAKVWHSYDTQWRAKQKGLVGISLSGDWGEPVDITNQKDIEAAERYVQFYLGWFATPIFHGDYPQVMKDFIGRKSVQQGLGTSRLPTFSPQEKSYIKGTCDFLGIGHFTTRYITQKNNPTGRSGSSYFTDRDLAELVDPRWPDPGSEWLYSVPWGFRRLLNFVKTQYGNPMIYVTENGVSEKMLCTELCDEWRIQYYKDYINEMLKAIKDGVNVKGYTAWSLLDKFEWDEGYSERFGLYYVDFRNKNKPRYPKASVQFYKRIISSNGFPNQREVENWRRKAVETCSSSNQLLAAEEQRSTAANILRLIHDPLTSHMEMVTEIVVPTVCTLSILLSAIFLMFLLRRRN, encoded by the exons ATGCTGCCCCGCTGTTTATTCAGTGTGTGTCATGTGTTTATGTTGGTGCTGTGTCTGTCTTCGGCTGAGGACTTCGACTGGACAAAGAACGACCACAGCTCCTTCTATTATGGCACTTTTCCAGCTG GATTTTCATGGGGTGCCGGCAGTTCCGCCTATCAAACAGAAGGAGCCTGGGACAAGGATGGGAAAGGACTGAGCATCTGGGATGTGTTCAGTCATAAGAAAGGCAAAATCCAACAAAATGAAACAGGGGATTCCTCTTGTGAAGGCTACCACAAAGTTAAG GATGATGTTTCTTTGATAAAAGATCTGAAGCTTAACCACTATCGCTTCTCCATATCCTGGCCTAGACTCATCCCCACTGGCATAAAGT CTGACCATATAAATGAAAAAGGAATACAGTACTATAATGAACTGATTGACCACCTGCTAGAGAACAACATCACTCCCATTGTTACTCTGTATCACTGGGATCTTCCTCAG GTCCTACAAGAGAAATATGGTGGATGGCAGAATATAAGCATGGTCAATCATTTCAATGAATACGCTAACCTGTGCTTTGAAAGATTTGGCAACCGAGTCAAGTACTGGATCACTTTCAACAATCCATGG TCTGTAGCAGTTGAAGGCTATGAGACAGGTGAGCATGCTCCTGGACTGAGGCTGAGAGGAACAGGGGCATACAGAGCTGCCCATCACATAATCAAG GCACACGCTAAAGTTTGGCACAGTTATGATACACAAtggagggcaaaacaaaaaG GTCTGGTTGGCATCTCTCTGTCTGGAGACTGGGGAGAGCCGGTGGATATCACCAACCAGAAAGACATCGAAGCAGCTGAGAGATATGTCCAGTTCTACCTGGGCTGGTTTGCCACACCCATCTTTCATGGAGACTACCCTCAAGTGATGAAAGACTTCATTG GAAGGAAGAGTGTCCAACAGGGGCTCGGGACGTCTCGCCTGCCCACATTTTCCCCCCAAGAGAAGAGCTACATCAAGGGGACCTGTGACTTCCTCGGCATTGGTCATTTCACCACCCGCTACATCACCCAAAAGAACAACCCAACAGGTCGTAGTGGCAGCAGCTACTTCACTGACCGTGACCTGGCTGAGCTGGTTGACCCACGATGGCCTGATCCTGGGTCTGAGTGGCTCTACTCCGTGCCTTGGGGTTTCAGACGTCTGCTCAACTTTGTCAAG ACTCAGTATGGAAACCCAATGATTTATGTGACCGAGAATGGAGTCTCTGAGAAGATGTTGTGCACAGAGCTTTGTGACGAATGGAGGATACAGTATTATAAAGACTACATCAATGAGATGCTGAAAG CTATCAAAGATGGAGTCAATGTCAAGGGCTACACTGCATGGTCCCTGCTGGACAAGTTCGAGTGGGATGAAGGCTACTCCGAGAGGTTTGGCTTGTACTATGTGGACTTCAGGAACAAAAACAAGCCTCGCTACCCTAAAGCTTCTGTCCAGTTTTACAAACGCATCATCAGCTCCAATGGATTTCCCAATCAGAGAGAG GTTGAAAACTGGAGGAGGAAGGCTGTTGAGACCTGTTCCTCAAGCAACCAGCTCCTAGCCGCAG aGGAACAGCGGAGTACTGCTGCCAATATTCTAAGACTTATACATG ACCCTTTGACCAGCCACATGGAGATGGTAACTGAGATCGTTGTTCCCACTGTGTGCACACTCTCTATTTTGCTCAGTGCCATCTTCCTTATGTTCCTGCTGCGGAGGCGGAACTAG